The DNA region CCTTGCAGGGTACCTGTTAAGAAGATTAGATGATTTCCCTGAAGAAGGGCAAATTATCGAGCAAGATGACCTAACCTTTAAGATTTTAGAAACGGAAGGCCGCACACTTAAGAAGGTTCAGATAATAAAATAAATAATTGAACACTTACCACCTCTGAATAATTTAAGGTTTACTACATAACCTAGTTCTGTTCAGGAGGTGAAACGAATGTCTAACCGTGATAAGAATAAACAAAATGGAAATAGTGTTTCAGAGGGCATTAAAGAAACGGCTGGTGCTGCCTTTCATGCCGTTCATAGTGCACTAGAAACCACTGAGAATGTGGCAATGAATACTGTTGACGCAACCGCAAAGGCTGTTAGCAATATGGCTGGAAGTGAAAATCGTAACAGAGGAAATAACGAAAATCAATAACGAAAAAACGCCATGTAAATTTAAGGGGTTCCGATACCTATCGCAAAATTTGATTTTGTACCTAAAAATGCATATTAAAAAGCACTGCAATTTTTTTTGCAGTGCTTTTTAATTGTGAAAAAAATAGCCCAATCCGAATTGGACAGAGATACTTCACAATTTTATTTTCGGAACATACTCCACTAAAGGCCCCGTTCAATTAGGTACACATTAACCAATCTGTAAAATAGTATTAAACATTTTAGGATTGTTTTTTTCAAATGCTTGGATTAGTTCTTTGCCAAATAAATTAAATTAAGAATTTTTGTTGAATAGGTTAATAAAGAAATTTTTCTACTAAAATTTTTATTCTCTAATGGGATTGGTTTTAAACTTTGATCTAGGCCTCTAATCATCATTTCAGGGAGGATTGTAACTCCAACTCCATTTTTAACAAGATTTAAAATTAAATCATTTTGTCCGATTTCCATCGTCTTATTTAATATAAGTTCTTCTTGGCTTAAATATTGTTCTAACGAATTTCGGATGTCGCAAGGAAAAGTGGGCAAAATCAAATTTTGTTCGGTTAGTTGATCGAATGAAATTGAATGAACTTGTGAAATTTTACTAGAAACATGTGCTATCACAAAGTATGGTTCATTAAAAAATGTATAGACATATTCTTTTTCATTAACATCCTGTCCAAATCCAATATCAATTTCTTTCGCTAGTAATAAGTTTTCGATTTCCTGACTAGTTCCCACAACCTGAAGAATTACTTTATATTCTAAGGAACTCAACTTTTGAATTATTTCTGGTAAAAGATTACTAGCAATACTAGGTAAGGCTGCAATTTTTATGGTTTTATTAATTTCTTCTTTGGTAAATATTTGTTTTAATTTAGAAACTTTTCTTAATATCATATTGGCTTCTGTTAGAAAAAGTTCCCCATCCCGAGTCAAAATAACTCCGCTTTTATTTCTTTCAAATAAAGTAGTACCTAATTCATCCTCTAATAATTTTAACTGCTTAGTTAAGGCTGGCTGTGAAATATGGAGTGATTTTGATGCTTTATTGATACTTTTATTTTCGGCAATTTTTTTTACGTAATTCATTTGATGAAGGTTCAATTTCTTCCCCCCTCTTATAACTACAGATTATAACATTATAACAAGCATGTATTATCTAACAATTTGAAAAAAACATAAAATTAGTAGAAGACCCATAAGATTAGAAAACCTAAAGCAATAATAAGGGAGATGTAATTTTGAAAAAATTTTCGATTACTTTGCAGGATATAATCCAATCGCATCAGAAAATTCAGCCTTATATTCACCACACACCTCTAGAGTATAATGAAGTGTTAAGTCAGTTATATAAAACGGATATCTTTTTAAAATTAGAAAACCTTCAAATAACAGGAAGCTTTAAAGCAAGAGGGTCTCTCAACAAGTTGTTAACATTAGATGAAATCGAGCGTCAACGTGGTGTAATTGCTCCTTCTGCAGGTAATCATGGAATCGGCTTAGCCTATGCAGCTAAGAAATTAAATGTACCTGCTCATGTTTATTTACCAAAAGATGCAGATCAAAGTAAAATTCAAGCTTTAAAGAACTATGGCGCGCAATTATCCTTTTTTGAAACAATGGAGGATGCTAGGATTGCAGCCATAAACACAGCACATGAAACGGGAAAAACGTTTCTTTCTGCATACAATGATCCATCGGTTATTTCAGCTGGTGGCACAGTTGCTTTAGAGATTATAGAAGATTTGGCAGACGTCGATGTAGTGATAACTTGTTTAGGAGGAGGGGGACTTACAGCTGGCATCTGTTTAGCCTTAAAATCTATCAATCCAAGAATTGAAGTTTGGGCTATAGAGCCTAAAAACAGTCCTTCCATAGCTACTTGGCACGATCAAGGAAAGGTTACAAACGTTGAATTAAAAACTTCAATAGCTGAGGGCCTAAGCGGTCCTATCGATCCTGAAACGATTACTTTTCCAATTATTCATCAATATATTGATAGAATTTTAACAGTATCAGAAGAAGAAATTGTAAAAGCCATGAAACTAATGGTAGAATGCCAATACATTGTGGAACCTTCAGGAGTAGCAGGTGTTGCAGCGTTAAGTCAATGTGGAAATGAATTAAAGGGGTTAAAAACAGCCATCGTAGTTACAGGTAGAAATATTTCTTGGTCTAGATTTATTTCTATTGTTCAAAAATGGAGGTGAATTTGTAGGGGGATACACCTGTCAGTGTAACCTTACAATTTTCAGTAAAAATGGCATAACGATCGGTATATACCAACAAAAAATGCCTATCAAATCATACAATTTGATAGGCATTTTATCTTACATTTTCTTCATTGCGATATTGTATTCTTACAAGGTAGGCAGCTTAGACCTCTACCTGAGCAACTTTCACTACCCAGTTAAATGGATCTTCTTTATTGCCGAGTTGTATTCCGGTCATTTCATCATATAGGTCCTGTGATAGTTGGCCGATTTTATAATCATTGATTACGATGGCATGATCGTTCCAATGTAATTCGCCAACGGGGGAAATAACGGCGGCCGTACCGGCTCCGAAGACTTCTTCCAGTTCTCCGCGCTCATGTGCTGCATAAACCTCTTCAATCGAAATTTTTTCTTCTCGTACTGGTATCTTCCAATAGTTTAATAACTGAATAACTGAGTCACGTGTGACACCAGGTAAAATGCTGCCATTTAATCTTGGTGTGACCACTTCGCCATTTATTTTGAAGAAGATATTCATACTACCGACTTCTTCCACATATTTGTTTTCTTTCGCATCAAGCCAAAGTATTTGGGCAAAACCATTTGCATCAGCCTTTTCTTGTGCCTTTAGGCTGGCGGCATAATTGCCTGCAGTCTTTACATGGCCAACCCCTCCAATGGAGGCCCTGACGTATTGCTCTTCTACGTAAATTTTTACAGGACTTAATTGACTGCCATAATAAGCACCTGATGGGGAGAGGATGACAAGCAATTTATATTCTTTTGCCGGCCTTACACCGAGATAGGCTTCTGTCGAGAAAATGAATGGGCGAATATAAAGCGAAGTCCCGTCACCATCTGGAATCCAATCTTTTTCCGTAAAAACTAATTGTTTGATCGCACGTAATAAAAATTCCTCATCAATTTGCGGTATACAAAGTCTGTCGCATGATTGATTAAAACGCTTCATGTTCTTTTCTGGACGGAAAAGCTGAATGGTGCCGTCCGCTCCTTTATAAGCCTTCATACCTTCAAAAATCGCTTGTCCATAGTGAAAAACCATTGCTGCTGGATCTAATGTTAATGGTTCGTAGGGAGTAATTCTCGGGTTATACCATCCAGTCTCACTATGAAAATCCATTACAAACATATAATCGCTGAAATACTTTCCGAAGCCCAATGAAGAAGTATCAGGCTTTGTCTTTAATTCTTCTCTTTGAATGAATAAAATCTCTTGGTTCATAATCACACCTCTTTTAAATCTTTATTAATTTTGGATTTATAATTTTACGAATTATCTTACTATACTATACCACTCAAACCGTTTTTTCATCCAGTATGTAGACTCATTTTCGTATAGCAACTAAATTAATTATTAAATAGAAAAAATTAACAAGTCCTACTAATTTCTACATAAATAAAGGAAAAAAAGGTAACTGTAAGCATAGGTCTATTTTAGGAGGAAAGTAAAATGAAGGTATATAAAAAAATATTCTTTTGCTTATTTGCTTGCGCGTTGGTTACTGGGTGTAATATGAACCAACAAGGAAGTGAACATAACCAGAAGGGTGAAGTGGATAACCGGCAGCAAGGGGCTCGCAATGTAGGCAATGCCTTAGGTAATACCAACATGGACTTTATGAACAACACGAACAATATCAAGAACACAACTACTAGGAGAAATAATAACTCTCATCTGCGTGTCGCAGGTGAAGCGCAGGACCATATTGAGAATCTATTCGAAGTAAAACATGCTACCATCATTGTACTGGATAGAGATGCTTTTGTAGCGGTGGTTATGGATAATGACTTAAATGGTGAAGTTAGTCCGCGTATCGAGGATGAAATTGCTGCGCAGGTTAGATCTACTGACAATTCAATTAGAAATGTATTTATTTCAAGTAACCCGGATTTTGTCGAAAGTATGAGTGAGTATGGAGACAAAATAAGAAGTGGTAAATCGAAAACTGGTCTAGAAAAGGAATTTAATGAAATGACAAAAAGAGTTTTCCAGGATCGTTAGGCAGACCTTAGTTAAGCCTCAGTCCCAATTTATTTTTATACCCTTTTATTATATAAATAGCCCTATTCCCTAACGCAAACGGGGAACAGGGCTATTTTTGTGTTAGAAAGATTATCCTCTAAAGCAGGAAAAACGTATTTGAAAATAGAAGACATGTTAAGACATAGGAAAGAATGAATTTATGGGGATTGAATGAAAAAACAATAAATCAAGGGGTGGGAGTTAGTTGAATATTTATCTTATACGTCATGGGGAAGCAGAGCATAATATCGACCGGGCAGTAATGTCTCATACACATGATTCACAGCATAGCTTGACAGAGCTTGGACAAAAACAAGCACAAAAAACCGGTGAATTTCTCCAATCAAAAATGAATGATAAAACGATTTTATATAGCTCTCCCTATTTACGTACGATTCAAACGGCGAAGGCTATCCATTCATTGCTGCCCCAGCAAGTTCCATTTTACGAGAATCCGCTTTTACGAGAGTGGGAATTAGGAAATCTTTACGACTTTAATAACCGGACCCCAGAGGCCAAAAGAGAGTTTAAAGCAGCAGGTCTTTTTTACTTTCGCCACCCAAATGGGGAATCACTAGCTGATGTTTATTTACGTGCAACTATGTTTATGAACACGGTAGTGGAACGGGTGAGGCAGCAACAGCGGTATGAGAATCTGGTGGTCGTCTCCCATGCTGGATTTATTCATATGCTTCTTGCCTTTCTGATGAACTGGCCAGTTGAAGAATTGGCTGATTTCAAACCGATCGAAAATGCCTCGGTCATCACCATACATGAAGAATCCGGTGATTATCAGTATAAGAAGATTTTTGTACCAGAGATTAATTAAATGAGGAGAAACCTTCCCCCACACCTTGTGGCAGGAGGGTTTATTTTTTTTGGAAACGTAATTACATGACAGTTTCTATTATTAACACTATAATAATGTGGGTAGAAAACATAGAGTAGGATTTGAAAGGGACGGATTGAAAAGGAGGTGTGTTGTACGGTGATTTCTTTGCACAATGTCAGCAAAAGCTATAAGCAGGCTCTGACAGCACTGCAGGCTGTCCAATCAGTTTCACTAAAGATTGATAAAGGCGAAGTTCACGGGATTATCGGCTCAAGTGGCGCAGGAAAATCTACCTTGCTTCGTTTAATCAATTTACTTGAGATACCTAATGAAGGAACAGTAGTTGTTGGTAAACATACGCTAACGGAGCTTTCAAGCAGGAAGCTTCGTGAAGTAAGACAATCAATCGGGATGATTTTTCAGCATTTTAACTTAGTGGCGAATAAAACAGTATTTGATAATGTCTCGGTGCCACTTGAACTGGCAGGCTATTCAAAAAAGGCACGCCAGGAAAGAGTCAATGAATGTCTGGAATTTGTCGGTCTTGTAGATAAAGCAAGGCAATACCCAGCTCAATTAAGCGGTGGTCAAAAGCAACGGGTGGCGATTGCCAGAGCACTTGCGAACAGACCAACCGTATTGTTATGTGATGAACCAACTTCTGCTTTGGATCCACAGACAACGGGTGGCATTCTAGAAGTACTTCAAACAATAAATAAAGAGTTTGGTGTGACCATAGTCATCGTCAGCCATGAGATGGATGTCGTTAAAAGCATTTGCGATAAAGTAACGGTGATGGAAAGTGGTAAAATTCTTCAGACTGTATCAATTAAACCACAGGGATTTGTCATTCCTAGAGATGATCCACATTGGTTTATACAGCAGTTGAGCAACTAAAGGAGAGGTAACATGCCTGAAATCATTTTACAATATCAAGCAGAGATATGGCAGTCTATTGGAGAAACCTTTGTCATGGTTGGAGTTTCCATTGTTGCAGCGTTTTTGATTGGACTCCCAGTTGGTACCTTGCTGTATTTGTGTCGCAAGGATCAGCTGCTTGAAAATCGTATCATTTATTCCAGTTTAAATATATTTGTCAATATCGTTCGTTCCTTCCCTTTTCTATTGCTTGTTGTATTTTTAATCCCATTTACGCGATTGATTGTCGGGACAGCCATTGGTACCATTGCAGCTACGATCCCGCTAACAATTATGGCGATTGCTTACTATTCAAGGCTGGTGGAGCAAGCTTTACTTGAAGTCCCGCACGGTGTGATTGACTCAGCCGTGTCAATGGGTGCATCGATAACAGAAATTATATTCAAGTTCCTTTATGTGGAGGCGCGGTCGGGACTGGCGCTCGGATTAACGACGTCTACGATTAGTTTTATCTCCTATTCCACGGTTATGGGGATTGTGGGTGGAGGCGGTGTTGGCGATTTTGCGATTCGTTATGGCTATCAACGTTTTGAAACGGAACTTATGATTTATATGATTATCATTATGATTTTCTTTGTGCAAACCATCCAGTTTACTGGAACAACAATGGCTAAACGTTTGGATAAACGTTAAGACTTTATGGAGGAAAAACTTATGAAAAAGATTTTATTACTTATATTTTTAACGCTTCTTGTATTAGCGGGCTGTGGTACCAATGAGAAATCTGAAAGTGCAGATAAACCAGCAGAAAAGAAAGAAGAAGTAACCTTGAAAGTGGCCACATTAATTCCACCAATGACGGATATCCTCGAGATTGTGAAGCCGTTAATGAAAGAGGAGGGTATCAACTTAGAAATCGTTGTGCTGGGTGACAATGTTCAACCGAATAATGCACTAGCTAATAATGAAGTTGATGTTAACTTCTTTCAACATATCCCATATATGGAAGAATACAATAAGGCGAATGGGTCGGAATTAGTTCTTGTACAACCCATTTACCATGCGGTTTATGGTGCTTATTCTAAACGATTCAAAAACATTGAGGAGCTTCCGGAAGGTGCAACGATTGCGATTGCAAACGATCCAACAAACATCGGCCGTTCGCTTGTCATGCTCGCTGACTTTGGCTTAATTACCCTGAAAGAGGGCGTGGGGATTCATGCAACCCAAGCAGATATCGTCAAGAATGAGAAAAATTACAAGTTTGAAGAAGTGGATCTCTTGATGCTAGCAAGAATGCTCGATGATGCTGATTTAGTTGCGATGACACCGGCTTACGCAGCTCCGCTAGGATTAACACCTAATAAGGATGCGATACTGACGGAAAGTATTGAATCAGAGTTTGCTATTTCGTTAGTGGCACGTTCTGATAATGCAGAATCTGAAGCTGTTCAAATGTTAGCGAAAAAAATGACTGGACCCGAAGTGAAGAAATTTTTAGAGGAAGATTACGCAGAAACGGCTTTACCGGCGTTTCAATAAACCAGTGTCAAGCATTTAATGCCCTATTTCAAATGTTGTAGTAAATAAAACGCTGTTGATATTATGATCAAAGGGTTCACTTTAGAGGTGCATGACCTCGTTTTGACAGCGCAAATGACAGTAAATGTGGCAAAGAAATAGTTAAAGTGAAGAGTGTCTAATTGAATTAAAATGGCACTCTTTTTTTACTATATAGACCAATGTTTTAATAATTATTTGATGTTTTTGTAAACTTTATTGTTTCGAGATAATGTAAGCAATAGTAATAAGGCAGAGATAGAATTTCCTTCAGCAAACAAGTTATTGAGCTTCATACTTCCGGAAAACCTCGATTTGTGGATAATTATTGCTTTTGGCTATCGGACCAGCGAAAAATCTTTAATAAAAGATTTATTACGCCGATAGCCTAGCATCCTAGTAGTTATAGGGGATTCATATCGACCAACCCGTTGGAAAATCCTTTATCCCGGTCGTTATGGAAGGTTTATAACTACCGAACCCTTGGAAAAATTTTAGTCCCGGTCGTTATGGAAGGTTTAAAACGCCCGAACCCTTGGAAAAATCTTAGTCCCGGTCGTTATGAAAGGTTTAAAACGCCCGAACCCTTGGAAAAATTTTAGTCCCGGTCGTTATGGAAGGTTTAAAACGCCCGAACCCTTGGAAAAATCTTAGTCCCGGTCGTTATGAAAGGTTTAAAACGCCCGAACCCTTGGAAAAATTTTAGTCCCGGTCGTTATGGAAGGTTTAAAACGCCCGAACCCTTGGGAAAATCTTAGTCCCGGTCGTTATGAAAGGTTTAAAACGCCCGAACCCTTGGAAAAATTTTAGTCCCGGTAGTTATGGAAGGTTTAAAACGCCCGAACCCTTGGAAAAATTTTAGTCCCGGTCGTTATGGAAGGTTTAAAACGCCCGAACCCTTGGAAAAGTCTTAGTCCCGGTCGTTATGACTTCAAATTGACACTAAATTTGGCATTCAAATTGGTTAGATTTATTCGTTGCACAACAAGTACTGTCATCTAAAAACATCTTGAAAATTTGATGGTCAATTCTACCCAGAACAGGGCTAAAACCTTGATATACTAATAAAAATGGCATGCGTCAATTCGCATGCCATTTCATGTGCCAATTAGCCTTTGTGCACCTTCCAAGTGAACCCTTTGATATTATGATCAACTGCGTTTTTATGTTAATCAAGCAATTCTTTCGTAAACGGGAAATCCAAAGGAAAGCCCTATGGATTGGATAGGGATGTATTATGTAAGGTATGTAATCGAAATCTTTTTGATGCAGTCGATGTCATTTGCATTTCCATCCACAAATCTATTTAATTAAGGCGTATTGTAAAATTTAATAAAAATGGGGGTAAACAATTGAAAGCACTTGTGTTCAATAAATTTGGAGGATCAGAAGTACTGGAATATCGCGAAATCTCTGATCCGGTCATCGGTAAAGATGAAATACTTGTAAGGATGAAAGCCATTGGCTTGAACTTTGCTGATATATATAGAAGAAAAGGGAACTATCATCTTGCAGGAAAGCCCCCTTATATTTTAGGTTATGAAGGGGAAGGGATCGTTGAAAAGATAGGAGAGAATGTCAAAGGCACTAACGTAGGCGACCGGATTGCCTTTGCAGATGTTCCGTATGCGAATGCAGAGCTAGTAGCAGTGCCAATAGAAAAGGCGATACCAGTGCCAGAAACAATCCCGTTTGCTGCAGCTGCATCCATTTTGCTCCAAGGCTTGACGGCGCATTATTTAACACGGGATAGTTATGCGGTGAAAGAGAAGGATGTGGTCCTTGTTCATGCTGCAGCTGGCGGTGTTGGACAGCTACTCGTTCAAATCGCAAATCTGCTGGGCGGTAAGATAATTGGCTTAACCTCATCCGTAGAAAAAGCAGCGGCTGCGAAGGAAGCAGGAGCTGATAAGGTTTTCTTGTATAGTGATGATTGGAAAAGAGCAGTGCTAGAGAAGACGAACGGAAAAGGGGTAAATGTTGTATTTGAATCTGTAGGCTCAACCCTAGAAGACAGCTTTCAGGTAACTTGCATAGGTGGAACCGTTGTTTTTTATGGAATGGCAGGGGGTGACCCAGCAATGGTTGACCCGAGAATGTTAATGGATACGTCAAAAACCCTAACTGGCGGTGACCTATGGAATGTCCTTACTTCCCGCGAAGAACGAATTGCTCGTGCGAATGAGCTGTTCCGATGGATGGAAGAAGGAAAGTTAATAGTATCCGAGCCGACGATATTTGCGTTGCGTGATGGACAAGAAGCACACCGGTATCTTGAAAGCCGCAAGAGCACCGGCAAAATTCTATTAATTCCTTAGGGAAGCAGAGGGACGGTTCAAGGTCATGG from Neobacillus sp. FSL H8-0543 includes:
- a CDS encoding methionine ABC transporter permease, translated to MPEIILQYQAEIWQSIGETFVMVGVSIVAAFLIGLPVGTLLYLCRKDQLLENRIIYSSLNIFVNIVRSFPFLLLVVFLIPFTRLIVGTAIGTIAATIPLTIMAIAYYSRLVEQALLEVPHGVIDSAVSMGASITEIIFKFLYVEARSGLALGLTTSTISFISYSTVMGIVGGGGVGDFAIRYGYQRFETELMIYMIIIMIFFVQTIQFTGTTMAKRLDKR
- a CDS encoding YhcN/YlaJ family sporulation lipoprotein, whose protein sequence is MKVYKKIFFCLFACALVTGCNMNQQGSEHNQKGEVDNRQQGARNVGNALGNTNMDFMNNTNNIKNTTTRRNNNSHLRVAGEAQDHIENLFEVKHATIIVLDRDAFVAVVMDNDLNGEVSPRIEDEIAAQVRSTDNSIRNVFISSNPDFVESMSEYGDKIRSGKSKTGLEKEFNEMTKRVFQDR
- a CDS encoding MetQ/NlpA family ABC transporter substrate-binding protein produces the protein MKKILLLIFLTLLVLAGCGTNEKSESADKPAEKKEEVTLKVATLIPPMTDILEIVKPLMKEEGINLEIVVLGDNVQPNNALANNEVDVNFFQHIPYMEEYNKANGSELVLVQPIYHAVYGAYSKRFKNIEELPEGATIAIANDPTNIGRSLVMLADFGLITLKEGVGIHATQADIVKNEKNYKFEEVDLLMLARMLDDADLVAMTPAYAAPLGLTPNKDAILTESIESEFAISLVARSDNAESEAVQMLAKKMTGPEVKKFLEEDYAETALPAFQ
- a CDS encoding branched-chain amino acid aminotransferase — translated: MNQEILFIQREELKTKPDTSSLGFGKYFSDYMFVMDFHSETGWYNPRITPYEPLTLDPAAMVFHYGQAIFEGMKAYKGADGTIQLFRPEKNMKRFNQSCDRLCIPQIDEEFLLRAIKQLVFTEKDWIPDGDGTSLYIRPFIFSTEAYLGVRPAKEYKLLVILSPSGAYYGSQLSPVKIYVEEQYVRASIGGVGHVKTAGNYAASLKAQEKADANGFAQILWLDAKENKYVEEVGSMNIFFKINGEVVTPRLNGSILPGVTRDSVIQLLNYWKIPVREEKISIEEVYAAHERGELEEVFGAGTAAVISPVGELHWNDHAIVINDYKIGQLSQDLYDEMTGIQLGNKEDPFNWVVKVAQVEV
- a CDS encoding threonine/serine dehydratase — encoded protein: MKKFSITLQDIIQSHQKIQPYIHHTPLEYNEVLSQLYKTDIFLKLENLQITGSFKARGSLNKLLTLDEIERQRGVIAPSAGNHGIGLAYAAKKLNVPAHVYLPKDADQSKIQALKNYGAQLSFFETMEDARIAAINTAHETGKTFLSAYNDPSVISAGGTVALEIIEDLADVDVVITCLGGGGLTAGICLALKSINPRIEVWAIEPKNSPSIATWHDQGKVTNVELKTSIAEGLSGPIDPETITFPIIHQYIDRILTVSEEEIVKAMKLMVECQYIVEPSGVAGVAALSQCGNELKGLKTAIVVTGRNISWSRFISIVQKWR
- a CDS encoding ATP-binding cassette domain-containing protein produces the protein MISLHNVSKSYKQALTALQAVQSVSLKIDKGEVHGIIGSSGAGKSTLLRLINLLEIPNEGTVVVGKHTLTELSSRKLREVRQSIGMIFQHFNLVANKTVFDNVSVPLELAGYSKKARQERVNECLEFVGLVDKARQYPAQLSGGQKQRVAIARALANRPTVLLCDEPTSALDPQTTGGILEVLQTINKEFGVTIVIVSHEMDVVKSICDKVTVMESGKILQTVSIKPQGFVIPRDDPHWFIQQLSN
- a CDS encoding quinone oxidoreductase; translation: MKALVFNKFGGSEVLEYREISDPVIGKDEILVRMKAIGLNFADIYRRKGNYHLAGKPPYILGYEGEGIVEKIGENVKGTNVGDRIAFADVPYANAELVAVPIEKAIPVPETIPFAAAASILLQGLTAHYLTRDSYAVKEKDVVLVHAAAGGVGQLLVQIANLLGGKIIGLTSSVEKAAAAKEAGADKVFLYSDDWKRAVLEKTNGKGVNVVFESVGSTLEDSFQVTCIGGTVVFYGMAGGDPAMVDPRMLMDTSKTLTGGDLWNVLTSREERIARANELFRWMEEGKLIVSEPTIFALRDGQEAHRYLESRKSTGKILLIP
- a CDS encoding LysR family transcriptional regulator — encoded protein: MNLHQMNYVKKIAENKSINKASKSLHISQPALTKQLKLLEDELGTTLFERNKSGVILTRDGELFLTEANMILRKVSKLKQIFTKEEINKTIKIAALPSIASNLLPEIIQKLSSLEYKVILQVVGTSQEIENLLLAKEIDIGFGQDVNEKEYVYTFFNEPYFVIAHVSSKISQVHSISFDQLTEQNLILPTFPCDIRNSLEQYLSQEELILNKTMEIGQNDLILNLVKNGVGVTILPEMMIRGLDQSLKPIPLENKNFSRKISLLTYSTKILNLIYLAKN
- a CDS encoding histidine phosphatase family protein; this translates as MNIYLIRHGEAEHNIDRAVMSHTHDSQHSLTELGQKQAQKTGEFLQSKMNDKTILYSSPYLRTIQTAKAIHSLLPQQVPFYENPLLREWELGNLYDFNNRTPEAKREFKAAGLFYFRHPNGESLADVYLRATMFMNTVVERVRQQQRYENLVVVSHAGFIHMLLAFLMNWPVEELADFKPIENASVITIHEESGDYQYKKIFVPEIN